From Synoicihabitans lomoniglobus, the proteins below share one genomic window:
- a CDS encoding PLP-dependent cysteine synthase family protein, whose protein sequence is MSSATLSARRSPLLALIGNTPLLELRFEAEALTIFAKAEFLNPSGSIKDRLALTIIDDAEERGVLGPDSIILECTSGNTGIALAMVGAAKGYRVKILMSESASVERRHLIRHFGGEVQLFKTSDGYATGIDLSREMAAADARYFLPCQFENPLNAHDHETQTGPEILRQIPGGRVDAFVSGYGTGGTITGCGRALKAARAETRIVAMEPAEAAMLSGEMPCCHTIEGVAGGYIPPLVREAPIDEKRTVSSEDAMHMTRRLAREFGLLVGTSSGANICAALAVARDLGPAAQVVTILCDRAERYYSTRLFQAERP, encoded by the coding sequence ATGTCGTCCGCCACCCTCTCCGCCCGCCGCAGTCCGCTGCTGGCGCTCATCGGCAACACCCCGCTGCTGGAACTGCGCTTCGAAGCCGAAGCCCTGACGATCTTCGCCAAGGCCGAGTTCCTCAATCCCTCCGGCTCCATCAAAGACCGGCTCGCGCTCACCATCATCGACGATGCCGAGGAGCGCGGCGTCCTGGGACCCGACTCGATCATTCTGGAATGCACCTCCGGCAACACCGGCATCGCGCTCGCCATGGTCGGTGCGGCCAAAGGTTACCGCGTTAAAATCCTCATGAGCGAATCCGCCAGCGTGGAACGCCGCCACCTCATCCGCCACTTCGGCGGAGAGGTGCAGTTGTTCAAAACGAGCGACGGCTACGCCACCGGCATCGACCTCAGTCGCGAAATGGCCGCCGCCGACGCCCGCTATTTCCTGCCCTGTCAGTTCGAGAATCCGCTCAACGCCCACGACCACGAAACCCAAACCGGCCCGGAAATCCTGCGTCAAATTCCCGGCGGTCGCGTCGATGCCTTTGTATCCGGCTACGGCACCGGCGGCACGATCACCGGTTGCGGCCGCGCCCTCAAAGCCGCCCGCGCCGAGACCCGCATCGTCGCCATGGAGCCCGCCGAGGCCGCCATGCTCTCCGGCGAGATGCCCTGCTGCCACACCATCGAAGGCGTGGCGGGCGGCTACATTCCGCCGCTGGTGCGCGAGGCCCCCATCGACGAAAAACGCACGGTCTCCAGCGAGGACGCCATGCACATGACGCGCCGACTCGCCCGTGAATTCGGGCTGCTCGTCGGCACCTCCTCCGGGGCCAACATCTGCGCCGCGCTGGCCGTGGCGCGCGACCTGGGTCCCGCCGCGCAGGTCGTCACCATCCTCTGCGATCGCGCGGAACGTTATTACTCCACCCGCCTCTTCCAGGCCGAACGCCCGTAA
- a CDS encoding protein-disulfide reductase DsbD family protein, with the protein MIAPRVLLAAFASLLFATASLAQVEASLASADAAVRPGEPITVALRLDHEDHWHSYWVNAGTGYPTSIEWDLPEGWTAGEIQWPTPVIIRDSHGTITGNGYEHVTYLPVTLTPPADLAPGTEVTLQGHADWLMCADVCIPGDQAIALTLPVVAPDTPRQPHAAHGAEVRDVLAALPAAPGDLQISATKTGTSATLTVSGLSSEPATPWFFASDAFIQYDLPQSATYADGTLTVTLPVSEFYDGDGDRLVGVLRQDGSWTSGQNLPGIAIDAVFGAAPIGMVAGPAATDAPATSSVNLLGTLALAFIGGLILNLMPCVFPVLGIKILGFVNQAGSDRRKVALHGWVFTLGVLASFWSLAGLLAVLRAGGDNLGWGFQLQSAPFVFVLAAVMLIFAMAMSGVFEFGLSATGVGAKLQSKDGLTGTFFTGVLATVVATPCSAPFLAPALGAALAVPIVASFAIFTAIAIGLSMPYLLLSLFPSAIKILPRPGAWMETFKQAMAFPLYATVGYLVWVLAGQTTEGGALNAIFGLTLIAFGVWFYGRYAAAGNKPARRRFGIIAGLVVLGTGALFGWPKPPAPNDIVWEKWSPEAIAAARAEGRPVYVDFTARWCATCQANKKLVFSSDDVKETFRDQNVLTLKADWTNKDPAITAELAKWNRSAVPFNLVYLPGESDPTILPELLTPSTVLEALN; encoded by the coding sequence ATGATCGCTCCCCGCGTCCTTTTGGCGGCCTTCGCCAGTTTACTTTTTGCGACCGCCAGCCTGGCTCAGGTCGAAGCCTCCCTCGCCTCCGCCGATGCCGCCGTGCGCCCCGGTGAGCCCATCACCGTCGCCCTGCGCCTGGACCACGAGGACCACTGGCACTCCTATTGGGTCAATGCCGGCACCGGCTACCCCACCTCCATCGAATGGGACCTGCCCGAGGGCTGGACCGCCGGGGAAATCCAATGGCCCACGCCCGTCATCATCCGCGACTCCCACGGCACGATCACGGGCAATGGCTATGAACACGTCACCTACCTGCCCGTCACCCTCACGCCGCCCGCCGACCTCGCTCCCGGCACCGAGGTCACGCTGCAGGGCCACGCCGATTGGCTCATGTGCGCCGACGTGTGCATTCCCGGTGATCAGGCGATCGCGCTAACCTTGCCCGTCGTCGCCCCCGACACCCCGCGCCAGCCCCACGCCGCCCACGGAGCCGAAGTGCGCGACGTGCTCGCCGCCCTGCCCGCCGCCCCCGGCGACCTGCAAATCAGCGCCACCAAAACCGGCACCTCCGCGACGCTCACCGTCAGCGGCCTCTCCAGCGAACCCGCCACCCCTTGGTTTTTCGCCAGCGACGCCTTCATCCAATACGACCTGCCACAATCCGCCACCTACGCCGACGGCACGCTCACCGTTACCCTGCCCGTATCCGAATTCTATGACGGCGACGGCGACCGCCTCGTCGGCGTGCTGCGCCAGGATGGCAGCTGGACCAGCGGTCAAAACCTCCCCGGCATCGCCATCGACGCGGTCTTCGGCGCCGCGCCCATCGGCATGGTGGCAGGTCCCGCAGCGACCGATGCCCCGGCCACCAGTTCGGTCAACCTACTCGGCACGCTCGCCCTCGCCTTCATCGGCGGACTCATCCTCAATCTCATGCCCTGCGTCTTCCCGGTGCTGGGCATCAAGATCCTCGGCTTCGTCAACCAAGCGGGCTCCGATCGCCGTAAAGTTGCCCTGCACGGCTGGGTCTTTACCCTCGGGGTGCTCGCCTCGTTCTGGTCGCTCGCGGGACTACTCGCCGTATTGCGCGCCGGTGGTGACAACCTCGGCTGGGGTTTCCAGCTCCAGTCCGCACCCTTCGTCTTCGTGCTCGCCGCCGTCATGCTCATCTTTGCCATGGCGATGAGTGGCGTCTTCGAATTTGGCCTGAGCGCCACCGGCGTCGGGGCCAAGCTCCAGTCCAAGGATGGCCTCACCGGCACCTTCTTCACCGGCGTGCTCGCCACCGTCGTGGCCACGCCCTGCAGCGCCCCGTTCCTCGCGCCCGCCCTCGGTGCCGCGCTCGCCGTGCCCATCGTGGCCTCGTTTGCCATCTTCACCGCCATCGCGATCGGCCTGAGCATGCCCTACCTGCTGCTATCGCTGTTCCCCAGCGCGATCAAAATTCTCCCGCGTCCCGGCGCCTGGATGGAGACCTTCAAGCAGGCCATGGCGTTTCCGTTGTATGCAACCGTCGGATACCTCGTATGGGTGCTGGCCGGACAGACCACCGAAGGCGGCGCGCTCAACGCCATTTTCGGCCTGACCCTCATCGCCTTCGGCGTGTGGTTCTACGGCCGCTACGCCGCCGCCGGCAACAAACCCGCCCGCCGCCGCTTCGGCATCATCGCGGGACTCGTGGTGCTCGGCACCGGCGCGCTCTTCGGCTGGCCGAAACCACCCGCCCCCAACGACATTGTCTGGGAAAAATGGAGCCCCGAAGCCATCGCCGCCGCGCGGGCCGAAGGCCGCCCCGTCTACGTCGATTTCACGGCGCGGTGGTGCGCCACCTGCCAAGCCAACAAGAAACTCGTTTTCAGCTCCGACGATGTGAAGGAAACCTTCCGCGACCAAAACGTGCTCACGCTCAAGGCCGACTGGACCAACAAAGATCCGGCCATCACGGCCGAGCTCGCCAAGTGGAACCGCAGCGCCGTCCCCTTCAACCTCGTCTACCTCCCCGGCGAATCCGACCCCACCATCCTCCCCGAGCTCCTCACCCCCAGCACCGTCCTGGAAGCGCTAAACTAA
- a CDS encoding helix-turn-helix domain-containing protein, which yields MPAPHHPSAAVRRTLRQLGADLRDARRRRRLSMAVVADRAFTSRPTLQRIEAGDPGVSMGIYAAVTQALGLLEKLGAVADPAGDSVGQAMANEALPQRVHMPRSRS from the coding sequence ATGCCTGCACCTCACCATCCATCCGCAGCGGTTCGTCGCACGTTGCGGCAGCTCGGGGCGGATTTGCGTGATGCGCGGCGGCGTCGTCGTCTTTCCATGGCGGTGGTAGCGGATCGAGCCTTCACCTCCCGTCCTACTCTACAGCGGATCGAGGCAGGCGATCCGGGCGTGAGCATGGGCATTTATGCCGCCGTGACGCAGGCCTTGGGTTTACTGGAAAAATTGGGCGCGGTGGCGGACCCGGCCGGCGATTCAGTGGGCCAGGCCATGGCGAACGAGGCGCTGCCCCAGCGGGTGCACATGCCGCGAAGCCGGAGCTGA